From the genome of Salvelinus alpinus chromosome 19, SLU_Salpinus.1, whole genome shotgun sequence, one region includes:
- the LOC139545662 gene encoding uncharacterized protein, which produces MPLFRAMMEPRAEKRVVRKRKIRGRGRWEEDDDHPPRLTQLCLRNLAENMKEVWVKDYADNYMDQYFFRYVMGPFTLLPAELVEELLSVLSSRRELSRAALHLLLIPQLRTLSLGGYSALVTPSLCTLIGIRCQSLHSMDLSGAQQVSAHVQCDLLGCLPSLRSLSLAGTPCDRQVVEVVARHCPALRHLDVSRCHFLPPAGLLCLRGSSCASPPPLSSLLALDVGFGEGDGDGDGVAAVAFLLLSLPWLERVAMEGLGEACGLIQSREFGGTEELMTREGLPSLWEVWRERRPSGRATDTGEISGADEEEIEEEENDNRFSWASESEDEGTGEETRGVGGGRGDAQMRTRKEIEEDSVEKGREEGVGGAGGEGFTLRLREAQGMTGGTLEAVSQLCPELRSISLDCEEGGPSQGSCLAAGLARWAGQLRGLSVRFPGPLDELLPALRAMKGSLVSLTLEGVRTSSHTPMLELLHACPRLRSLIVHAEPPLAPQEEEEEEDEDRDLPCLPQLCSLSLNFSYDQRQMKTVMSWRSLGGALWRVLSGSPLLERVSLVAVPCPLEPVFQKLLKCPATRPHSPPLQQLCHLSLVRSDVSMETASGLMSINRRLSSLDLRGCWAVSLDNMRQLQRTATRRQRCITITWT; this is translated from the exons ATGCCTCTATTCCGTGCCATGATGGAGCCCAGGGCTGAGAAACGGGTAGTGAGAAAGAGGAAGATTAGAGGACGAGGAAGatgggaggaggatgatgatcaCCCTCCCCGACTGACCCAGCTTTGTCTGCGGAACTTGGCGGAGAACATGAAGGAAGTGTGGGTCAAAGACTACGCTGACAATTACATGGATCAGTACTTCTTCAGATATGTCATGGGCCCCTTCACCCTGCTGC CGGCTGAGCTGGTGGAGGagctcctgtctgtcctgtcctccaggcGTGAGTTGTCCCGTGCGGCGCTACACCTCCTGTTGATCCCTCAGCTCAGAACCCTATCTCTTGGGGGCTACTCTGCCCTGGTCACCCCCAGCCTCTGCACCCTCATCGGGATTCGCTGCCAG AGCCTGCATTCCATGGACCTCTCTGGAGCCCAGCAGGTGTCTGCCCATGTCCAGTGTGACCTGCTGGGTTGTCTGCCTTCCCtgcgctccctctctctggctgGCACCCCTTGTGACAGACAGGTTGTGGAGGTGGTTGCCCGCCACTGCCCCGCGCTGCGCCACCTCGACGTGTCCCGCTGCCACTTCCTTCCCCCCGCAGGCCTGCTCTGCCTGAGGGGTTCCTCCTGCGCCTCCCCACCCCCCCTCAGCAGCCTGCTGGCTCTGGATGTGGGTTTTGGGgagggggacggggacggggacggggtgGCTGCCGTGGCCTTCCTCCTGCTCTCCCTGCCGTGGCTGGAGAGAGTGGCAATGGAGGGCCTGGGGGAGGCCTGTGGCCTCATACAGAGCAGGGAGTTCGGAGGGACTGAGGAGCTCATGACCAGAGAGGGGCTGCCCAGTCTCTGGGaggtgtggagggagaggaggccgAGTGGGAGGGccacagacacaggagagatatCAGGAGCAGATGAGGAGGAAATTGAAGAGGAGGAAAATGACAACCGTTTCTCGTGGGCGAGTGAGAGTGAGGATGAGGGTACAGGTGAGGAGACAAGGGGAGTTGGAGGTGGAAGAGGTGACGCACAGATGAGAACAAGGAAGGAAATAGAAGAAGACAGTGTTGAgaaaggaagagaagagggagtgGGGGGGGCAGGGGGTGAAGGCTTTACCTTACGTCTAAGGGAGGCGCAGGGCATGACTGGTGGGACTCTGGAGGCTGTAAGTCAGCTTTGCCCCGAGCTGCGCTCTATATCACTTGACTGTGAGGAGGGTGGGCCTAGCCAGGGGTCTTGTCTGGCTGCAGGCCTGGCCAGGTGGGCGGGCCAGCTGAGGGGACTCTCTGTGCGCTTCCCGGGGCCCCTGGATGAGCTGCTGCCTGCCCTGCGTGCTATGAAGGGCTCCCTGGTTTCTCTCACCCTGGAAGGGGTCAGAACCAGCTCTCACACACCCATGCTGGAGCTCCTCCATGCCTGTCCCAGGCTGAGGAGCCTCATCGTCCATGCTGAGCCTCCTTTAGCCccccaggaggaagaggaggaggaggatgaggacaggGATCTACCCTGTCTACCCCAACTGTGCTCTCTCTCCCTAAA cttCTCCTATGACCAGCGCCAGATGAAGACCGTCATGTCCTGGAGGTCTCTGGGGGGGGCGTTGTGGCGCGTACTATCCGGCTCTCCCCTCCTGGAGAGGGTCTCTCTGGTGGCAGTGCCCTGTCCGCTGGAGCCTGTGTTCCAGAAGCTTCTGAAGTGCCCCGCCACCCGACCCCACAGCCCTCCACTACAACAACTATGCCACCTCAGCCTTGTTCGCAGTGACGTTTCCATGGAGACTGCGTCGGGCCTGATGTCCATTAACAGGCGTCTGAGCAGCCTGGACCTGAGAGGCTGCTGGGCAGTGAGCTTGGACAACATGAGGCAGTTACAGAGGACAGCCACCAGGAGGCAACGTTGTATCACTATCACCTGGACATGA
- the LOC139545666 gene encoding AN1-type zinc finger protein 5-like isoform X2: protein MAQETNPSLTPVLCATGCGFYGNPRNNGMCSVCYKEHLNRQQSSDCSLSQLSPMGAVGSPTSEASAIQRLEASLAKVDPSSGSAADMARTIQGSLPVTQQMTEMSISREDSPDSLEPVVIQPTASSPVTASGDEAKEDTPKPKKNKCFMCRKRVGLTGFDCRCGNLFCGVHRYSDKHNCPYDYKAEAAAKIRKENPVVVADKIRRI, encoded by the exons ATGGCCCAAGAGACGAACCCGAGCCTGACGCCTGTGCTTTGTGCCACTGGCTGTGGTTTCTATGGCAACCCCAGAAACAACGGCATGTGCTCGGTCTGCTACAAGGAGCATCTGAACCGACAGCagagtagtgactgcagcttgagCCAACTTAGCCCAATGG GAGCAGTCGGTAGTCCTACCTCTGAGGCCTCAGCCATCCAGAGGCTAGAGGCCAGTCTCGCCAAAGTAGACCCTTCATCTGGCTCTGCTGCAGACATGGCTAG AACTATTCAAGGCTCTCTTCCAGTGACTCAACAAATGACCGAGATGAGCATCTCAAGAGAGGATAGCCCAGATTCCCTAGAGCCTG TTGTGATTCAGCCTACTGCGTCTAGCCCCGTCACTGCCAGCGGTGATGAGGCCAAGGAAGACACCCCCAAGCCCAAGAAGAATAAGTGCTTCATGTGCCGCAAGAGGGTGGGCCTCACAG GGTTCGACTGTCGCTGTGGGAACCTGTTCTGCGGTGTCCATCGGTACTCCGACAAGCACAACTGTCCTTACGACTACAAGGCTGAGGCAGCTGCCAAGATCCGCAAGGAGAACCCTGTTGTGGTCGCTGACAAGATCCGGAGAATATAG
- the LOC139545666 gene encoding AN1-type zinc finger protein 5-like isoform X1: MEFPMAQETNPSLTPVLCATGCGFYGNPRNNGMCSVCYKEHLNRQQSSDCSLSQLSPMGAVGSPTSEASAIQRLEASLAKVDPSSGSAADMARTIQGSLPVTQQMTEMSISREDSPDSLEPVVIQPTASSPVTASGDEAKEDTPKPKKNKCFMCRKRVGLTGFDCRCGNLFCGVHRYSDKHNCPYDYKAEAAAKIRKENPVVVADKIRRI, from the exons ATGGAATTTC CGATGGCCCAAGAGACGAACCCGAGCCTGACGCCTGTGCTTTGTGCCACTGGCTGTGGTTTCTATGGCAACCCCAGAAACAACGGCATGTGCTCGGTCTGCTACAAGGAGCATCTGAACCGACAGCagagtagtgactgcagcttgagCCAACTTAGCCCAATGG GAGCAGTCGGTAGTCCTACCTCTGAGGCCTCAGCCATCCAGAGGCTAGAGGCCAGTCTCGCCAAAGTAGACCCTTCATCTGGCTCTGCTGCAGACATGGCTAG AACTATTCAAGGCTCTCTTCCAGTGACTCAACAAATGACCGAGATGAGCATCTCAAGAGAGGATAGCCCAGATTCCCTAGAGCCTG TTGTGATTCAGCCTACTGCGTCTAGCCCCGTCACTGCCAGCGGTGATGAGGCCAAGGAAGACACCCCCAAGCCCAAGAAGAATAAGTGCTTCATGTGCCGCAAGAGGGTGGGCCTCACAG GGTTCGACTGTCGCTGTGGGAACCTGTTCTGCGGTGTCCATCGGTACTCCGACAAGCACAACTGTCCTTACGACTACAAGGCTGAGGCAGCTGCCAAGATCCGCAAGGAGAACCCTGTTGTGGTCGCTGACAAGATCCGGAGAATATAG